The Xyrauchen texanus isolate HMW12.3.18 chromosome 28, RBS_HiC_50CHRs, whole genome shotgun sequence genome has a segment encoding these proteins:
- the LOC127621891 gene encoding lysosome-associated membrane glycoprotein 5-like, whose translation MEGLDRAGLVLALIGVLLLQMSVSAEQEVENLSGLSVNPDRDIFVVRENGSTCLMAELAVKFLVPYDVLALNGIDLITEQVSLSVPRGAQIAGKCGTSESELHISWINDAFIFRIFFSKEMSSDDKAKETEVWKINKVQLVYDTSEKTHFINAYNPGKHTASTHRLSALVTPAGHSYVCAAQQTLTLISSDHQKGITVSMYDIQIQPFDINGDFIFSEPYKCITDEREQFEQMLPLILGLILGLIVVVTISVYHFHLKLTAQQQVQLPQDRSLYKNM comes from the exons gGGTTCTTCTCTTACAGATGTCGGTGTCGGCGGAACAGGAGGTGGAGAATCTGTCCGGACTGTCTGTGAATCCGGATCGGGATATATTTGTGGTGCGTGAGAACGGCTCGACGTGTCTGATGGCGGAGCTCGCGGTGAAATTCCTCGTTCCGTACGATGTTCTCGCGCTCAACGGGATCGAC cTGATCACGGAGCAGGTGTCTCTGTCGGTCCCGCGCGGGGCTCAGATTGCCGGTAAATGCGGGACGAGTGAATCGGAGCTGCACATCTCGTGGATTAATGACGCATTCATATTCCGCATCTTCTTCTCAAAG GAGATGAGCAGTGATGATAAAGCCAAAGAAACTGAAGTGTGGAAAATAAACAAGGTTCAGCTGGTTTATGACACATCAGAGAAGACACACTTTATAAATGCTTATAACC CGGGGAAACACACAGCGAGCACACACCGTCTGTCAGCGCTGGTCACTCCGGCCGGTCACTCATATGTGTGTGCGGCTCAACAGACGCTCACGCTGATCTCCAGCGATCATCAGAAGGGAATCACCGTCTCCATGTACGACATCCAGATCCAACCCTTCGACATCAACGGAGACTTCATCTTCAGTGAAC CGTATAAATGCATCACAGACGAGCGCGAGCAGTTTGAACAGATGCTGCCGCTGATTCTGGGTCTGATTCTGGGTCTGATCGTCGTCGTCACCATCTCTGTGTATCACTTCCACCTCAAACTGACGGCACAACAACAAGTGCAGCTGCCGCAAGACCGCTCGCTCTACAAGAACATGTGA